The following proteins are encoded in a genomic region of Cyanobacterium sp. T60_A2020_053:
- a CDS encoding TM0106 family RecB-like putative nuclease, with amino-acid sequence MILTDELIFQYRRCDRKAFLNYYCKEDEKPQPRDFVAKLKQENILHCQNLLNHLQLSYQQPQTLWHDTSGIIAETLELMAKGAECIYDGKLSTFWYYDLNLPPVEMVINPTLLIRQNQPSHFGNWSYRGVNCHLGKNPKPEYKLISALQTAIIGDIQGNHLNHGEFVVRSLKIHRVSLAIWLPKVKELVKELVILLQSQEIPEVFVSRQKCHLCNWHDDCYSSARHLNHLSLIPGITPQRYQLLVNQGIKDFESLAELSAFELAQIIDHPTIADNLYLQVRALKLNQGVAKIFPLPTIPHSTIELYFDIEAEPERNLDYLLGVLLVDHEQQEQRYYYFLAKDKTEEGKAWGEFLQFMEQWRGALVYHYSEYEVETIKRLAHLYHTPPAILQPLLSRLVDVHKIITRNYVLPVESYSLKSLAKWLNFHWRTPETGEINVNGRLLGGDQCVVWYDQWLTTGNPDYLQYILTYNEDDCRATYVVKNWLQNQGLVN; translated from the coding sequence ATGATTTTAACTGATGAGCTAATCTTTCAATATCGCCGATGTGACCGTAAAGCATTTTTAAATTATTATTGTAAGGAAGATGAAAAACCACAACCGAGAGATTTTGTTGCTAAGTTAAAACAGGAAAATATCCTTCATTGTCAAAATCTTCTCAATCATCTTCAGTTATCTTATCAACAACCCCAAACTCTATGGCATGATACTTCTGGCATAATAGCAGAAACGCTGGAGTTGATGGCGAAGGGCGCTGAATGTATTTATGATGGTAAATTATCTACTTTTTGGTATTATGACCTTAATTTGCCACCGGTAGAAATGGTAATTAATCCAACTCTATTAATTAGACAAAACCAACCTTCTCATTTTGGCAATTGGAGTTATCGGGGGGTTAATTGCCATTTAGGGAAAAACCCTAAGCCTGAGTATAAGTTAATTTCCGCTCTACAAACGGCGATAATTGGCGATATTCAGGGGAATCACCTCAATCATGGGGAGTTTGTGGTGCGTAGTTTGAAAATTCATCGGGTGAGTTTGGCTATTTGGTTGCCGAAGGTGAAGGAGTTAGTTAAGGAGTTGGTAATTTTATTACAGTCACAAGAAATTCCAGAGGTGTTTGTGTCTCGTCAAAAATGTCATCTTTGTAATTGGCATGATGATTGTTATTCCAGCGCCCGTCACCTCAATCATTTATCATTGATACCGGGTATAACGCCCCAACGTTACCAATTATTAGTTAATCAGGGTATTAAAGATTTTGAGAGTTTGGCAGAGTTATCAGCTTTCGAGTTAGCACAAATCATCGATCATCCTACCATTGCTGATAATCTTTATCTACAGGTGAGGGCGCTGAAACTTAATCAAGGGGTGGCTAAAATTTTTCCTCTTCCTACTATCCCCCATAGTACCATCGAATTATATTTTGACATTGAAGCTGAACCAGAGCGCAATCTCGATTATTTACTGGGGGTTTTGTTAGTTGATCATGAACAACAAGAACAAAGGTACTATTATTTTTTAGCAAAAGATAAAACAGAAGAAGGCAAAGCGTGGGGAGAGTTTTTACAATTTATGGAGCAATGGCGAGGGGCGCTGGTATATCATTATTCTGAATATGAAGTGGAAACCATCAAACGTTTAGCTCATCTTTATCATACACCTCCAGCAATTTTACAACCGCTACTATCACGGTTAGTGGATGTGCATAAAATTATTACTCGTAACTACGTTTTACCTGTGGAAAGTTATTCTCTCAAATCCTTAGCAAAATGGTTAAATTTTCACTGGCGCACTCCTGAAACTGGAGAAATTAACGTTAATGGTCGTTTGTTGGGGGGAGATCAATGTGTGGTATGGTACGATCAATGGTTAACTACGGGTAATCCAGACTATCTACAATATATTTTGACTTATAATGAGGATGATTGTCGAGCTACCTATGTGGTCAAAAATTGGTTACAAAATCAAGGGTTGGTGAATTAA
- the murQ gene encoding N-acetylmuramic acid 6-phosphate etherase: MTQPSRGHLLTEQINPQSTSLDQLSSLEIVDLFNQEDLKTIDAVKASREVIAQAIDITSESLRGGGRLFYIGAGTSGRLGVLDAVECPPTFCTPPDLVQGILAGGEGAMFKSSEALEDRSEDGAQAMIDHGITFQDVVVGITAGGTTPYVRGALEKARKIGAKTVFISCVPSEQVKIDVDVDIRLLTGAEILAGSTRLKAGTVTKMVLNIISTGVMVKLGKVYGNRMIDVSVTNSKLLDRALRIITDLTNLDRQTAQELLQQSGLSVKLALLMHWKNLNLTQAQTLLTENDGNLHQSSQL, encoded by the coding sequence ATGACTCAACCATCCAGAGGGCATCTTTTAACGGAACAAATTAACCCTCAGAGTACCAGTTTAGACCAATTATCATCATTAGAAATAGTTGATCTATTCAATCAAGAAGATTTAAAAACCATTGATGCCGTCAAAGCAAGTCGGGAAGTCATCGCCCAAGCTATAGACATCACGTCGGAATCCTTGAGGGGGGGAGGGCGCTTATTTTACATCGGAGCGGGTACTAGCGGACGTTTAGGGGTGCTTGATGCAGTAGAATGTCCCCCCACCTTCTGCACTCCGCCCGACTTGGTACAGGGGATTTTAGCAGGGGGTGAGGGCGCTATGTTTAAAAGTTCCGAAGCCCTGGAAGATCGCTCGGAAGATGGGGCTCAAGCTATGATTGATCATGGTATTACTTTTCAAGATGTAGTTGTTGGTATTACAGCAGGTGGTACAACGCCTTATGTGCGAGGGGCGCTGGAAAAGGCGAGAAAAATTGGTGCGAAAACAGTATTTATCAGTTGTGTGCCTTCCGAGCAGGTTAAAATTGATGTTGACGTGGATATTAGGCTGTTGACGGGCGCTGAAATTTTAGCAGGTTCAACCCGTCTAAAAGCTGGTACAGTTACTAAAATGGTGCTAAATATTATCTCTACGGGGGTAATGGTTAAACTAGGAAAAGTTTACGGTAATCGCATGATTGATGTCTCCGTGACAAATAGTAAATTGTTAGATCGCGCTTTGCGTATTATCACTGACTTGACAAATTTAGATCGGCAAACTGCTCAAGAACTTTTACAACAAAGCGGTTTATCAGTAAAATTAGCTTTGTTGATGCACTGGAAAAACCTTAATTTAACACAAGCTCAAACTTTGTTAACTGAAAATGACGGTAATCTCCATCAGTCTTCACAACTATAA
- a CDS encoding site-2 protease family protein, producing the protein MLNLSENFTTVVIGVIALTILIWGYNRGKQFGEIGILAWLQSVTLMTPWLFFFACLATGIYLNFIGIIILLLLSASIYIYLGKVIRKKALEQSLSSFNLDRINQQKTNILNTDKDPQEQTKQELPLQSNNQSSFRNQPPEPNFTPIDEDDLNIIKGIFGIDTFFSTEVIPYQEGAIFKGNLRSEPDIAHDKLSSKLTEKLGEKYRLFLVETPEGKPVVIVLPSTNDPKPLTLAQKNIALVLLVATIFTSVEGISILLGFDLIDNWQRYPESLPLTLGLWLILFAHEMGHRFYGQKYGVKISLPFFLPNIQIGSFGAITRFESLLANRAVLFDIAFAGPAVAGVLSLIMLVSGLMMSGGDTGLQIPSLFFQGSVLVGGLAKLILGATLSQQTVGIHPLMILGWLGLVITALNSLPAGQLDGGRVIQAIYGRKVARRATILTLIILGIVSLFNTINALPFYWAIVILFLQRDLERPCLNELTELDDGRALLGIGLILLALLTLIPVTPSLAIRFGIGI; encoded by the coding sequence ATGTTGAATTTATCAGAAAATTTTACTACTGTAGTAATAGGGGTAATTGCCCTGACGATTCTTATTTGGGGCTATAATCGAGGCAAACAATTTGGCGAAATTGGCATTTTAGCTTGGTTACAATCTGTAACTTTAATGACTCCTTGGCTATTCTTTTTTGCTTGTTTAGCAACAGGTATTTACCTTAATTTTATCGGTATTATTATCCTGTTATTATTATCGGCTAGTATCTATATTTATCTAGGTAAAGTGATCCGCAAAAAAGCCTTAGAACAAAGTTTATCGTCTTTTAATCTTGATAGAATTAATCAACAAAAAACTAATATTTTGAATACAGACAAAGACCCACAAGAGCAAACAAAACAAGAACTACCATTACAATCTAATAATCAATCTTCTTTTCGTAATCAACCTCCTGAGCCTAATTTTACCCCCATTGATGAAGATGATTTAAACATTATTAAGGGAATTTTTGGCATTGACACTTTCTTTTCTACTGAAGTAATCCCTTATCAAGAGGGGGCAATTTTTAAAGGTAATTTACGCAGTGAACCTGATATTGCCCACGACAAGTTAAGCTCTAAATTAACTGAAAAATTAGGGGAAAAATATCGTTTATTTTTAGTCGAAACCCCGGAAGGTAAACCTGTTGTTATTGTCTTACCTAGTACAAACGATCCTAAACCTTTAACTTTAGCCCAAAAAAATATTGCTTTGGTGTTATTGGTGGCAACAATTTTCACTTCTGTGGAAGGCATTAGTATTTTATTGGGTTTTGATTTAATTGATAATTGGCAACGTTATCCAGAGTCTTTACCGTTGACTTTGGGTTTATGGTTGATTTTATTTGCCCATGAGATGGGGCATCGTTTTTATGGTCAGAAGTATGGAGTTAAGATTAGCTTACCTTTTTTTCTGCCCAATATCCAAATTGGTAGTTTTGGAGCGATTACTCGTTTTGAGAGTTTGTTAGCTAATCGTGCGGTTTTATTCGATATTGCTTTTGCGGGTCCTGCGGTGGCAGGAGTGTTATCTTTAATTATGTTAGTGTCAGGGTTGATGATGTCGGGAGGTGACACGGGGTTACAAATTCCTTCCCTATTTTTTCAAGGCTCAGTTTTGGTGGGGGGTTTAGCTAAATTGATTTTAGGTGCTACTCTATCTCAGCAAACGGTAGGTATTCATCCTTTGATGATTTTGGGTTGGTTGGGGTTAGTGATTACGGCGCTTAATTCTTTACCGGCTGGGCAGTTGGATGGAGGGCGCGTTATTCAAGCGATTTATGGTCGTAAGGTTGCCCGTCGTGCTACTATTTTGACGTTAATTATTCTGGGTATTGTTAGTTTATTTAATACTATTAATGCTTTGCCTTTTTATTGGGCGATTGTGATTCTCTTTTTACAACGGGATTTAGAGCGCCCTTGTCTTAATGAGTTAACGGAATTGGATGATGGGAGGGCGCTTTTGGGTATTGGTTTAATTTTGTTGGCTTTGCTAACTTTGATTCCTGTTACCCCTAGTTTGGCTATTCGTTTTGGTATCGGTATTTAG